A part of Anolis sagrei isolate rAnoSag1 chromosome 3, rAnoSag1.mat, whole genome shotgun sequence genomic DNA contains:
- the LOC132772368 gene encoding zinc finger protein 665-like, translated as MPEKPYKCLECGKSFAWSKDLRSHQRTHTGEKPYTCLECGQSFTQNGSLYSHQRIHTGEKPFKCLECGQSFAWIKNLRSHQKTHTGEKPYTCQECGQSFTENGSLRRHQRIHTGEKPYKCLDCGQTFTQSSSLCSHQRTHTGEKPFKCLECGQSFTETGNLRSHQRTHTGEKPYKCLECGKSFSQIGTLRSHQKTHTGEKPYKCLECGKSFSQNGHLRSHQKTHTGEKPYKCLECGQSFTQNSHLRLHQKTHTGEKPYKCLECGQSFTQNSHLRSHQKTHTGEKPYTCLECGQSFTQNSHLRSHQQTHTGEKPYKCLECGQSFTHSSGLRRHQRTHTGEKPFKCLECGKSFACSNNLHRHQKTHTEEKPFKCLECGKSFSQSEHLRSHQRIHTGKKPFKCLECGKSFACSNNLHRHQKTHTEEKPFKCLECGQSFTQSGNLHRHQRTHTGEKPFKCL; from the coding sequence ATGccggagaaaccctataaatgcctggagtgtggaaagagttttgctTGGAGTAAAgacctacgttcacatcaaaggactcacactggggagaaaccctatacatgcctggagtgtggacagagcttcactcagaatggaagtctatattcacatcaaaggattcacactggggagaaaccctttaaatgcctggagtgcggacaGAGTTTTGCTTGGATTAAAaacctacgttcacatcaaaagactcacactggggagaaaccctatacatgccaggagtgtggacagagcttcactgaaaaTGGaagtctacgtagacatcaaagaattcacactggggagaaaccctataaatgcctagacTGTGGACAGaccttcactcagagttcaagtctatgttcacatcaaaggactcacactggggagaaaccctttaaatgcctggagtgtggtcaGAGCTTCACCGAGACTGGAAATCTACGTagtcatcaaaggactcacactggggagaaaccctataaatgcctggagtgtggaaagagcttctctcagaTTGGaactctacgttcacatcaaaagactcacactggcgagaaaccctataaatgcctggagtgtggaaagagcttctctcagaatggacatctacgttcacatcaaaagactcacactggggagaaaccttataaatgcctggagtgtggacagagcttcactcagaattcacatctacgtttacatcaaaagacccacactggggagaaaccttataaatgcctggagtgtggacagagcttcactcagaattcacatctacgttcacatcaaaagactcacactggggagaaaccttatacatgcttagagtgtggacagagcttcactcagaattcacatctacgttcacatcagcagactcacactggggagaaaccatataaatgcctagaatgtggacagagcttcactcacagttcaggtctacgtagacatcaaaggactcacactggggagaaaccctttaagtgcctggagtgtggaaagagttttgctTGCAGTAACAAcctacatagacatcaaaagactcacactgaggagaaaccctttaaatgcctggagtgtggaaagagtttctctCAGAGTGAACATCTACGTTCAcaccaaaggattcacactggaaaGAAACCCTttaagtgcctggagtgtggaaagagttttgctTGCAGTAAcaatctacatagacatcaaaagactcacactgaggagaaaccctttaaatgcctggagtgtggacagagcttcactcagagtggaaatctacatagacatcaaaggactcacactggggagaaaccctttaaatgtctATAG